The following nucleotide sequence is from Anopheles stephensi strain Indian chromosome 3, UCI_ANSTEP_V1.0, whole genome shotgun sequence.
GGAACGTATAAGTCTGAACAAAAAAGGTCTACCATTTTTCCTTTACACTAGGCAAAGAGGATTGTGGTGCTGGAGTAAGTATGTATTGCCTGGTGGAGCAGTTTAATGTTTTGTGCCCTTCAATTCAAAGGTACATGAGCTGCCAATTTGCTAAAAACACTCGTTGGAATGTTAGGTAAAAGCGGTAAAGTAAATGCAGAGACCACTAAAGACTGAAAGCCTGCTTGAGTAAATAGTTCGTGATGTTGTGTCGTgcattgtgttttgttttttaaattcatttgcaGAATACACACCAATGCATCGGTAGGATTTTACGGTGATGTTGTACAAATATAACAGTCCTCATTTCTCGGTGGATTTGGCCATTTTGAAATGGAGCTCTCACGGAGCTCGCGTGCGTTTTTGGATAATTATGTTCAGGAATTGAAATGTGTCTCTCCGACCGTGGGGCAGATCTGGTAAGATTCATTATTATGTATGCATTCGAGATTATGCAAAACCCACGGAGACACGGCTGCACGTGCTTTAATCGGGGATAATCTACGTCCCTTAGAAACGAGAGTCGACgagctaacaaaaaaaagaagaagaaaaacgctAAGCCCAATAGCGCGTTACACGAATATGTAAATAGAATCTCAAGTAAGTAAAACCGCAAACAAAAGGTGGACAGGCCTTGCAATCTACATCACATGTATCCATCTCTCGCACAACTACAACTACAACTGCCAGGTTTTGCCTTTGCAAAGTCCTCGCCATCGACTTCCGTTTAAGAGCTAGTAGAGCGTATCTTAGGTCCGACCAACTATATTACTTACTGCTCGATGCAGTAGTGTTAGTGTCCGTCTGGGCACCGGCCTGTTCATCGCCGGCACCGGCCGTGCTACCGTCCGCCGACGCTGCATTGCTTATCCGTGACGAGCTGCGACCGTACGCACCGCCACCACTGCCACTGCCCGTACCGCTGCCACCGCTGCTCAGTGCCATCCGTTGCATCTGGCGTATGACGGTGGCCGCGTGGTAGGCCTGCTTCCAGCGCGATTTGGCAAAGTTCTTCTTTAGCTGCTCCGACACCGTACCGTGAATGTTCTTGCTGCTGGCCGCGTTGCCCGATATCCACGGGTGGGCCAGCGCCTGCTTGCACGTGAATCGCCTCTCCACGTTTACGCACATGAGGTTGCGAATGAAATCTTTCGCGGAGTCGCTTATTTCGTCCCAGTACGGTGAATCAAACTCGAACTCGCCCTTCAGTATCTGGGCAAACAGGTTCGCGTCGTTCTCGTCGTAGAACGGTGGGTACCCGCACAGCAGAATGTACGAAATGACGCCTATGCTCCACACGTCCACCGCCTTGCCGTACGGTTTCTGGGCGAGCACCTCGGGCGCCACGTACCCGGGCGTACCGCACGCCGTCGCCATAAAGCCCGAATCCTCCATCTTCGACAGGCCAAAGTCGCTGATCATGATCTTGCTGTCTTCCGCCGGGCTGTAGTAGAGCAGATTTTCCGGCTTCAGGTCCCGGTGCACGACGCCCTGCTCGTGCATGTAGTCTACCGCTTCCAGCACCTGCCGGATTAGGTTGGACGCGTCCCGCTCCGTGTACGAACCCTTCTCGACGATGCGATCGAACAGTTCGCCCCCGGTCACCAGCTCCATGATCAGGTAGACCTTCGATTTGTCCTCGAACGTTTCCAGCAGCTGCACAATGTTCGGGTGCGCGAACCGCGGACCACCGACCGGCGGTACCGCGCTCTGTACCCCGCTGCCGTCGCTTCGGCGGGCGCTGAACCGCTTCAGCACGCGGATTTCGTTCTCGAGCGAGTCTTCCTTGCCCTTGAGCGCCTTTTTGTCGATTATCTTGACGGCGTACTGCTGGGCGGTTTCTTTGTGCTCGCACAGCCGCACCTCGGAGAACGCACCGGTCCCGAGCAGCTCCTTGATGACGTACTTGTCGTCGATGCTGGGCATCTTTTCGCATCCATCCTTCACGTCCTTGCGTATCTTCTTGCCCGAATCTTTTTTCCCAAACAGTGGCATTGTGAAGGGCGGGCGGGAGATACGAACGGTGAGCTAGAGACAGCGAGTAATAGTAAAGGAAGGTGCTAGGATAGCGGGATGCCGGTGTCCTTCGGTTTTCGAATTGCCCGCAGCAATCACAATACGGCCAGCCTTTGATGCCTGGCGCACAGCTGTACGGTGGTCGGGAATAATGGGCCTTTTTGAATTTATATGTTCTGTTTCACGGTCCGTTCGCAAGCCACAACGCCAGTTCGTTATAATACGCTATACCCACTACGTTTACTACAACTACAGCTTTCAGCTGCTAGTACCACCACGGTCGACGATTCTACCAAACCAACATCCCGTATCTGAGGACGGGCGTGTTAAAAATCCTCTCCACTCGGGTTCTTCTCCACAGAATCGGCACTCCCGGGAACCCGTGCCACCATTGAGCCCCTGACTTCACGGTTCGCTCCACGTTCGGcttccactgctgctgctttcttcAACAGCAAGATAGTGCCTTTGCGCGATTGAGATTCTGtcgaaaggaaaattattttagCGGCTGCTTATCGCGCGCTTCACCATAGAGGAATGTGTACCGGGCGCTGCTCTGGATTGTTTTTGTAGGGCCTTCATCTGGTGTAGGAAAACACGATTAGATGCTCACGCACgcaagcacacacagacacacattcacacacactcatctaTATAcacagtacacacacacaaggacaCGGTACACTAAAACACGGAGTATTATGATTCGTAACAGAAGGCGACAGCACAAAAGACCACACTTTCCTCGCCTCTTCCTAATGCAACAGGCGCGCCATTACCGCTGGCGCTGATTACGGTAATACGTGCCGGACACTGAAACGAGAAAGAAGAGACCCACTATGAATGATTTAATTGTAGATGGGCGATGGGCTACCACGGGTCCCCGGGGAGTGGGGTGTAGCCAACGAACGGCGACAGGGTGGTGCTGTCGCCACCCGATGCATAAATCCCTACTCAATTactgaaaacaataaattcaACAGGTTGATAGACATTTCCCCATTACTAGCGACCTTCATAGCGGCTCCTCGTCCGCAACCGGTGTCGTGATTGGGTGGTGCAGGGGGGCCACCATCAGCAGAGGGGCCTTTCTGCCCTTTTATGTACCGATCCAAACACAATCTCCTACTAAAATACAATCCTTGTATTTCGTGCTTCAGAAATACATTCGACTCGCTGAAAATTGGGCGACTGTTCGATTCGAGACAGCTGCAGTTTGATTCCGTCCCGAATGCAAAACCACGTGTTGGAGAAACATAGTACGATCCAAGCGTGCATTGGTTGCAAGTTAAAGGAAAGGTTAGCATGGAAACATGCTAGAATGCTTTCACGCACCAATACTAAGAGGGAagctgcagaaaaaaaagtccgCATTATTCACTCTTCCATGACGATTTCAGAGACGGGCATCAGTTTAGACCGCAGCAATTGCCATCCCGTGTGTGCTGCCTTGAGGAATCCGTACACTGACGTCATCGTTGACGAATATAGTCAACCTGCTGCTGGTCCGTCGCCGCAAACGCTACGCACTTTGTTGCGAAGGATACTGTCTCGAAACGGCTTCGTGGTTTCCGAATCGTGACAACAACTCCCAATTCTGGCAGGACCCAGCCATCGTCCGTCCGTCTCGCAGCTGAGCGCCGTGTGCCACACATCGAAGCACAATGtcagagcagcagcatcagcgtAAAAAGGCGAATCCAGCGAAACGGACATACTATAACTTTCAATTTACCATAAGGTCAAATTCGCCCGCCTCATCATACCGCCCCGCCGTTGTCTTAAGTTGCGCCGTTCCCTTCTTTTGCCTGCGGTAgtaagggtaaaaaaaaacatcccacaGTATGGCGTATACACCTCTTTCCATTCGGTTCTCGTTTGGACGGCGGACACTTTCCGCTACCGTGCATTAGAGTACTTGCGTTTTTTAGGCGGAGATAATCAATAATTCTggtttcgaaaaaaaatcacgatTTCCATTTTCTTAGCTTTTTCCGATTGCACCACGGAGCGAGTGTGGTGTCTATACGCTATCCATGTGCGCTGAGCATAAATTTAGCAGGACGAAAAGACCTTTTTGCCTTTGGTTTTCCGCATTGACCTCGTCGCGATAGTGTGCAAAGTAGCAGAATGCGAAGGGTGAGGGTTTTCATCGGTCAATAAAAAACCCATCAACGCGCTATCACCCACCTTCATCgggcacaggcacacacaacaCTGTTTTTAGAGCGCACGTTCTTCCCGTGCTCGACACATCAAGAAATACGACCCCGACGTACCTATCAGTAGAGGAGACTGGCGATTTGTGTGAttgtattgctgctgctgctgctgctgcttctactGAGCTCGCCTTGCGCGGATGTTCCACGTACTCTTTGCGTACGCAAGAGCTGCTCCAATCATTTGTTGCGGAGGAATGGTGTGGTGCAAACCAAAACACATCCAAAAGTGTGCCTGCTGCCGTTCGTACACTGGTACACCTCTATTGCACTGTTTTCTTCGACTGCAGCAGCTTCCGTAATTCCGTAACACGACCAAACAACGGTGGCCAACGCGGACTTGTGCACTGCCAGACTATTATTTTACCTCCCCGCGTGTAAATGGTACGCTTTTTGCATGCGGAGGAGTTTCTCTTGTTgcttgtatgtttttttgagTTGCTGCCCCCGTTGACAGGTGCTCGCACAAGGTTCATACATCGAAACGTCACTTGGTTTACGACGGTCAAACGAGTGCACAAGATGCATAGATGTTGCATGACAAGCACAATCcgaatttttaaatgattttgcgCACGAATGATCAGAAAATCTGCGATGAGAAGAAACTTCCGGCAGTAAAACTATTCTAAGCATGCAAATTGCACAGGAAATAGAGGAGGAACGACAAAACAAGTTCATCTTTACCGTCAAAGGGTGATGGGGAGCTTTTGTAAGGGAAACAACTACTGGCTACGTGTCCGTTAGCCCCACCGGACTACAGAAATACTTCATATTCCAAACAAATGGTGTACCCGGTAATatcattttttcttctagcCGTTCATTAATAACGGCTCATAGGGCTCTTTCATGTTTATGGCTGCAAGTGGTGGTACAGCTACGGCAAGTATGGCTTAACTATTGCGTGCGTGGATTGTATAATGGTAAAAATATTGTGCATTGAATTTATATCTCTCATTACAGGTTGCTGATGCGTAGAAATGGGATGAAACagttctgctgctgtttgtttggtgaTTGTATGATGGAAAGTTCGGCATCAAGTTGGCATgtagttcggtgtgtagtgtatccatggcaatcggtgAGAAGCTGCAAAATGGTGGAATGGATCTGTCGAGAAAGTAGGAGTGTGTCAGACGAATGTGTGACCGATTCGAAGACGGGACAGaactcgttggatgtggcaGGATCCGAGATCGTCCCAAAGTGCGGTGTTGTGCTGGAATTTCGTGGAAAGGTTAAGGTTGTGCCATGGTGTGTTCCAGTGTTTAGTGCTCAAGTCCAGTGAAAGTGTGCTGTTTGGTTCGGAACGGAATCCTTCGTCGGCGGCTCGTTAGATGGTCGTCGTTGGAATGGATCCCAAAGCTGGCTGATTTTCGATTAACGAAGCCGTTTGTGAAGatgtggtgatgatgctggtaTTTGGTCCGGATCAGGTGAGTAAAGGTGCTATTGGGGATGTGGCGGTTCCCCGGAGAGGGTATTGTAGTTCCCAGTCTATGGAAGGAGTGCGGTGGTACCAGGGACGTATCCAATCCGGCGAGTGGATTGGTTGATCGGAGgaagctggtggttggtgagttgtGGCGGGTCGTTTCTAATAGTTCGTCCAGTTGGCAAATTATGTTTCCGTACCTTTGCCGCACCGGAACGCATGCTGGTTAGTACTAAGGAGGTTACGGCCTTCTAGTTAATGTGTTTATCTACGGTTAACCAACCGTTCCAGCAGCTAAGGAGCGAGATTGGACGgtaattgtgaaaatagcagcTAATTGCTAGTGTGGTTGGAGAGAGAGGGCTTTGTCTGCATTATCGGTACTTCATTAATCTGATTTGGAATCGATGATGAACAGAAAGATCTGGGCAGCGGCGAAATTGGTGCCGGGGATGTTGTTGGTACTTTCGACGCATCCATCAGGATATCTATCTAACGCAACATGATTATTTGCTTCATTGCTTTCTACTCGCCTGCGTTGCTGGTTTATGTCGGAATGGAATAAACCCCCGGCCGTCAGTCCGTATCTCGTACATGACACTACCTACTTCAATGACAAAACCCGGTATCCTTTCCCAACTATTCCGCTTGAACACTTTGGCAAACACAGGAGAACCCTTTCTACTAGGTTTATGCTGGTGATCATTTGACGATCTTTTAACTGGGCGCAATAGTTCCATAGATGTGCGTATGGGCCTTCCAAACATTATTTTCGCTGGTGTGCTGTTGTTCTCTAATTTTGCATTCGTTGTTGTACGATACGTTTGGAGGAAAATGTCGAAAGCTTCGTGCATTGATAATCCACTGTACGTTATTTTCTTGATTGCCCTTTTGATGGTGCCTACAAAACGCTCAGCCTGGCAATTGGATTGTGGAAGGAACGGTGCTGTTATTACATGATTGATGCCATTTCTTAAACGGAATTCTCTGAATTCTGAACTAAAAAACTAACAACAAATGGACCTTAAAATTGCTATGGTTGCTGTTGTAATAGTGTTAGACTATTTTTATTTGGACGCCTAAAACTAAGAAGTATTCTCCGTTTGCAGGACCTGCTTAGTCGATATGCGTCCGTTGTTAAGGCGCATGAAACTTAGCCCTCGGTGCTGGAGTTGACTGTGGGGAAGGGGATTTTGGCCTTCACGTACTTGGCAGATTGTAGCTTTTGGCCAACGCCTTCATTCGTCGAATGCCTGGATGTCCACGATGAAGTTGTGATAAACACCGGGCTGACAGCTGTTCAGGATCACCAACTTCTCCCCGAATATAATGGAGCCGTCCACTAAAGACAAGGCTACCTTTCGACGATGGAATGGTGCTAGCTGCGATCCGAAAGATGTATTAGGGGACCAtctaaaaaaatatgtattagGGGACTGCTTTCTGCCCATCTAAAAATTAATGTTCTGCAATACCATAAAGCTTAAGTCATCCTCGAAAATCAGGCTAATGACTTAATAATCATCTGCATGCTCTCTTTCCGGTTTAGCATAGTTTCTTATTAATCGAGACAAGATATTCAATGGAGAAGTCGTACAGCTGCAATGTTAAAGCAGGGATGTCTTTCCGAGTCGCaaaaataagaagtaaggGCTGGTGATCGGTTTACAAGTGGAAATGTGTGCCATCTTGTGAAATTTTGTTACAGCGAATATTACAGCGAATGTTACAGCGATGGCCATACCTTCCCGGTCGATTTGACTGTAGTTCTGTTCAGCATTTGTTTAAGCTAGTCAAGCATGCTGAACTACCTTGCCTGATCCATCCTGGAACATGTGTTTTATCGTTCCATCAACTCCGCTGATGACGTCCGTTGCAGGGTCGTAATGCGTAAGAAACAGATTcgatgaaaatatttgtttgcaaGTAAGAAAAACCTTTTCGCACTGCTGGTTTCAAGAAGGCTTGCCACCTTTCTTTGACAGGTTGTCTAGTGGATACTGAAGTTCGCGCATTTTTGCGACGAACTTCCCataaaaattgattgattgattaatCCGGCCAGTATAGTGTACATGATCTGCTGCAATGCTGTCGGGGCTAATTTCACTACCGAAGGCAATCAAGTTGATAGTAACTATCATTGAATCAACGATACAATCCACGATGAGTGTTGATGGTCTGTAACGGCTAATACTGCTCCTCGATTTCCTCTAGAAGAAAAGCGTCTGAAAGATCGATCTTGCTAATATTTAGAAAAAGGTCTCTTGGGCCTGAATACTGGTGGACACTCTTGTTTTAGTTGGAGCTTTACTTTATCTTTGGAGCATGCCCTGTTCCACTAAAAACTACCCGAAATTGATGTTGTATGTTGTTAAGGCTTATGCTATAAAACATACATCGCTCCGCATACAGCATAGGTTTCTCATTCCACTCCCATTCCTTAACCCTCACTGCCCTCGGTGCCACTTACTGCAACATAACTTGTTTCGATCTGCACATATCCTTACCCTGATTATGTACTTACAGGAAGTTCGGATGCAAGGAAGAACAAATGGTTACCCGAACTGATCGTAAACTCGCGAGAATTGGGCTGTGTTCGCATCGATCAGAATGCGTAACTAGTCACGCTGACTCTCCTTTGCATTGCGCTCTCTATATTGCACACCCTCAATACTTTGGCTATGCAAAAAAGGGTGTAAATTGGGATTGCG
It contains:
- the LOC118511969 gene encoding calcium/calmodulin-dependent protein kinase type 1, which translates into the protein MPLFGKKDSGKKIRKDVKDGCEKMPSIDDKYVIKELLGTGAFSEVRLCEHKETAQQYAVKIIDKKALKGKEDSLENEIRVLKRFSARRSDGSGVQSAVPPVGGPRFAHPNIVQLLETFEDKSKVYLIMELVTGGELFDRIVEKGSYTERDASNLIRQVLEAVDYMHEQGVVHRDLKPENLLYYSPAEDSKIMISDFGLSKMEDSGFMATACGTPGYVAPEVLAQKPYGKAVDVWSIGVISYILLCGYPPFYDENDANLFAQILKGEFEFDSPYWDEISDSAKDFIRNLMCVNVERRFTCKQALAHPWISGNAASSKNIHGTVSEQLKKNFAKSRWKQAYHAATVIRQMQRMALSSGGSGTGSGSGGGAYGRSSSRISNAASADGSTAGAGDEQAGAQTDTNTTASSSK